The following are encoded together in the Candidatus Babeliales bacterium genome:
- the atpD gene encoding F0F1 ATP synthase subunit beta, translating into METNHVENKKNKNIPTDADNSLKVGRVLRIRGTIVDVQFNQKHVPDILNNLTIMLDEDSNMSDNMINLEVAQHLGDGIVRCIALEPIEGITRGLPVLNTGGPIMVPVGKGVLGRIFDVMGRPIDGITDPITAEKWPIYRSAPSLIEQKTSVDILETGIKAIDLLCPYVKGSKIGLFGGAGVGKTIIVQELIRNVAIEHGGYSVFVGIGERTREGNELWLEMKSSGVINKTALVFGQMGEMPGARLRVGLTGLTMAEYFRDEENKDTLLFIDNIFRYVQAGSEVSALLGRMPSAVGYQPTLASEMGMLQERITSTQNGSITSIQAVYVPADDYTDPAPATTFQHLDASTVLSRKIAQAGLFPAIDPLESNSSGMKANVVGKEHYNVARSVQQILQKYKELQDIIAILGMDELSEDDKTIVYRAKKIQKFLTQPLFVAEQFTGLAGRFVKVEQTVEDFGHIIAGECDNLPEQAFYMIGTLAEAHEKAKLHL; encoded by the coding sequence ATGGAAACCAATCACGTAGAAAATAAAAAAAACAAAAACATTCCAACAGACGCCGACAACAGCCTCAAAGTTGGGCGCGTTCTTAGAATTCGCGGCACTATTGTTGACGTTCAGTTTAACCAAAAGCACGTTCCCGATATTCTTAACAACCTTACCATCATGTTGGACGAAGATAGCAATATGTCTGACAATATGATTAATCTTGAGGTTGCACAACATTTGGGCGATGGTATTGTCCGCTGCATAGCACTAGAACCAATCGAGGGGATCACGCGAGGCTTACCTGTACTCAACACAGGCGGACCAATTATGGTGCCAGTTGGCAAAGGAGTATTGGGACGCATTTTTGACGTTATGGGCCGCCCAATTGACGGCATCACCGACCCCATCACTGCCGAAAAATGGCCAATCTACCGCAGCGCACCAAGCTTGATTGAACAAAAAACGTCGGTCGACATTCTTGAAACCGGCATCAAAGCAATTGATCTTTTATGTCCATACGTCAAAGGCTCAAAAATTGGCCTCTTTGGCGGCGCAGGCGTGGGTAAAACCATTATCGTGCAAGAACTGATTAGAAACGTTGCCATTGAACATGGCGGGTATTCAGTATTTGTAGGCATTGGCGAACGAACACGCGAAGGTAACGAACTCTGGCTCGAAATGAAATCTTCTGGCGTTATTAATAAAACAGCCCTGGTCTTTGGACAAATGGGAGAGATGCCGGGCGCGCGCTTGCGCGTTGGCCTGACCGGCTTAACCATGGCCGAATATTTCCGCGATGAAGAAAACAAAGATACCTTGTTATTTATCGACAATATTTTTCGCTACGTGCAAGCAGGCTCTGAAGTTTCTGCGCTGCTGGGCCGCATGCCTTCGGCGGTTGGTTACCAACCAACCCTTGCCTCAGAAATGGGAATGTTGCAGGAGCGCATTACGAGCACGCAAAATGGGTCTATCACGTCAATTCAAGCAGTGTACGTTCCGGCAGACGACTACACCGACCCAGCACCGGCAACAACCTTTCAGCATCTGGATGCCAGCACCGTACTCTCACGCAAAATTGCACAAGCGGGCCTTTTTCCTGCAATCGACCCTCTTGAGTCTAACTCAAGCGGCATGAAAGCAAATGTGGTAGGCAAAGAGCACTACAACGTGGCACGCAGCGTTCAACAAATTTTGCAAAAGTACAAAGAACTGCAAGATATTATTGCTATTTTGGGCATGGACGAGCTTTCTGAAGATGACAAAACAATTGTATACCGTGCTAAAAAAATCCAAAAGTTTTTAACACAACCACTTTTTGTTGCCGAACAATTTACCGGCCTTGCAGGGCGCTTTGTAAAAGTTGAACAAACAGTTGAAGATTTTGGGCACATTATTGCTGGTGAGTGCGACAACCTACCAGAACAAGCATTTTATATGATTGGCACACTGGCAGAAGCACATGAAAAAGCCAAGCTTCATTTGTAG